The following coding sequences lie in one Pseudomonas sp. B33.4 genomic window:
- a CDS encoding GNAT family protein, which produces MNFSHRPVTADDVNTLCSFPQGEQELFFMFPKANFPLTEEQMHSAISQRFDSTAFLANGEFVGFANFYRAEHDGICCIGNVIVAPYARGQGVARYIVETMTAVGFEKYQAKEVQLSCFNENTAGLLLYPKLGFVPYSIEERPAPGGKRSALINMTRHRP; this is translated from the coding sequence ATGAATTTCTCCCACCGGCCAGTGACGGCCGACGACGTCAACACCCTCTGCAGCTTTCCCCAAGGCGAACAAGAGCTGTTCTTCATGTTCCCGAAAGCCAACTTCCCGCTGACAGAGGAGCAGATGCACAGCGCAATCAGCCAGCGCTTCGACTCCACGGCTTTTCTGGCCAACGGCGAATTCGTTGGCTTCGCCAATTTCTACCGCGCTGAGCACGATGGCATCTGCTGCATCGGCAACGTCATCGTCGCGCCCTACGCCCGAGGCCAGGGTGTTGCGCGGTACATTGTCGAAACCATGACCGCCGTCGGCTTCGAAAAGTACCAGGCCAAGGAAGTGCAACTGTCCTGCTTCAACGAAAACACCGCTGGCCTGCTGCTCTACCCGAAACTCGGCTTCGTGCCGTACTCCATCGAAGAGCGCCCGGCACCGGGTGGCAAACGTTCCGCCCTGATCAACATGACACGCCACCGACCCTAA
- a CDS encoding DUF6124 family protein produces MIKPTPNPPETDPTSPYESPDSKRFHEAAERALDHYLKPASQIMASTQQPERMYLANPKYNSESLLANASETLGSASEMLLNFAAMLDTPHRKTALGIAQVVMLGEIAVNQALDNVEIAS; encoded by the coding sequence ATGATCAAACCAACACCCAACCCACCCGAAACCGACCCAACATCCCCCTACGAATCCCCCGACTCCAAGCGATTCCACGAAGCCGCCGAACGCGCCCTCGACCACTACCTCAAACCCGCCAGCCAAATCATGGCCAGCACCCAACAACCCGAACGCATGTACCTCGCCAACCCGAAGTACAACAGCGAATCCCTGCTCGCCAACGCCAGCGAAACCCTCGGCTCCGCCAGCGAAATGCTCCTCAACTTCGCCGCCATGCTCGATACCCCCCACCGCAAAACCGCACTGGGCATCGCCCAAGTCGTGATGCTCGGCGAAATCGCCGTCAACCAAGCGCTGGATAACGTCGAAATCGCCAGCTAA
- a CDS encoding DUF2235 domain-containing protein: MSGYVPNPPKNFRYEEAKPVDIHAQRWAEYEKHGKEPAREPEKIGIALRIGVFFDGTGNNANNTAAGLLCGAQHPIAPEDIPASCQPYMRDPDSSYGAGPTNVKKLFSLYEEIKEDEGEGSLRRVSRAIYIDGIGTENDKKDSALGSGMGRGDTGVAGRVQTSFTQINHIIEEALKENSNSEIASLTFDTFGFSRGAAAARHFSNEVVRGKQGPLGALLNGSARDFSRTFDSQYGSGINMGFIGLFDTVPSIAGFTNFGRVKSPIAPGVKLYLDRKYFKDVVHLVARDECRANFALSRVKPAHPEFTFPGVHSDIGGSYLDEVEECVLVSPMQTLAVSTFTDVASTSIYRDAARAKSEWVAKGWPAHLLEIVTPASVELPRENQDRLSPGQKRVFAALQLKRAVSGKLSRVYLKVMYELAKEKGVRFIDIPDDGEYSVPEELQPLCDRFVAGDYTTTPEEEALLKLRYIHTSANWNHPLGRRDGSGIDAVYINAPTEDGIRVQHPHVPDWTLW, from the coding sequence ATGAGTGGCTACGTACCCAACCCCCCGAAAAATTTTCGTTACGAAGAAGCCAAACCCGTCGATATTCACGCCCAGCGTTGGGCGGAATATGAGAAGCACGGGAAAGAACCTGCGCGCGAACCTGAGAAAATCGGGATCGCGTTGAGGATTGGGGTTTTCTTTGATGGCACTGGGAATAATGCGAACAACACGGCGGCTGGATTGCTGTGTGGGGCGCAGCATCCGATTGCGCCGGAAGATATTCCTGCTAGCTGTCAGCCTTACATGAGGGATCCGGACAGCAGTTATGGTGCCGGGCCTACCAACGTAAAAAAATTGTTTTCATTGTATGAAGAGATCAAAGAAGACGAGGGTGAAGGTTCTTTGAGGCGCGTTTCGCGTGCTATCTACATCGACGGTATCGGTACAGAGAACGATAAAAAAGACAGTGCGCTGGGTTCCGGTATGGGGCGCGGTGACACAGGAGTCGCCGGCCGTGTACAAACATCATTCACGCAGATCAACCACATTATTGAAGAAGCATTGAAGGAAAATTCAAACAGCGAAATTGCTTCTCTGACTTTTGATACTTTTGGCTTTAGTCGCGGAGCCGCTGCAGCGCGGCACTTTTCGAACGAGGTTGTCAGGGGCAAGCAAGGACCGTTAGGGGCGTTACTAAACGGCAGCGCCAGAGACTTCAGCCGAACCTTTGATAGTCAATACGGAAGCGGCATCAACATGGGGTTCATCGGGCTTTTCGACACCGTACCCTCGATCGCCGGTTTCACGAATTTTGGGCGAGTGAAAAGTCCTATCGCTCCCGGTGTGAAGCTCTATCTGGATCGGAAGTATTTCAAGGACGTTGTCCACTTGGTTGCTCGTGATGAATGCCGCGCAAACTTTGCGCTCAGCCGGGTGAAGCCCGCTCACCCGGAGTTCACCTTTCCCGGCGTCCACTCTGATATCGGCGGCAGCTATCTCGACGAAGTTGAAGAGTGCGTGCTGGTGAGCCCCATGCAAACCCTGGCGGTATCTACTTTTACCGACGTCGCAAGTACCTCGATCTACCGTGATGCTGCACGAGCAAAAAGTGAATGGGTTGCAAAGGGATGGCCTGCTCATTTGCTGGAAATTGTCACCCCCGCGTCTGTAGAACTCCCACGTGAAAATCAAGACAGGCTTTCCCCCGGTCAGAAGCGCGTGTTCGCAGCTCTGCAACTCAAACGCGCAGTTAGCGGCAAGCTTTCGAGGGTTTATTTGAAAGTAATGTATGAATTGGCAAAAGAAAAAGGTGTCCGCTTCATCGACATTCCCGATGATGGTGAGTATTCCGTACCCGAGGAGCTCCAACCGCTATGCGATCGATTTGTCGCCGGTGATTACACAACCACTCCAGAGGAAGAGGCACTTCTTAAACTGAGGTACATTCATACCTCCGCAAACTGGAATCATCCCCTCGGAAGAAGAGATGGAAGTGGCATCGACGCCGTTTATATCAATGCCCCCACGGAAGACGGGATTCGCGTACAACACCCCCATGTACCTGACTGGACGCTTTGGTAA
- a CDS encoding DUF2931 family protein: MKSMIALLGVLLLSGCQSGGAETGGNDPKYPWWELVFVEPNYMKVWVEDSSVQDINDKVFSKAGKSTAASGEPDIGTESARGWGAVTGSGMPVTGADLPKRISVRWQSITEQKTYRGFIDIPEEARQLMVTSTHQRCPETPDKTARFMASLYVGLAPGGVLQAWVKDSCRNPIKVARGQGEVEPLGAQQGKNGGRYAYPVSEKAKLYVEKYGIPYGSW, from the coding sequence ATGAAATCAATGATTGCCCTCTTGGGCGTTTTACTGTTGTCGGGATGCCAGTCCGGAGGAGCCGAAACCGGCGGAAACGACCCAAAATACCCATGGTGGGAATTAGTGTTCGTTGAGCCTAACTACATGAAAGTTTGGGTAGAGGACAGCTCCGTTCAGGACATCAACGACAAGGTATTTTCCAAAGCCGGCAAAAGCACTGCCGCTTCAGGAGAGCCCGACATTGGCACCGAGTCAGCACGTGGCTGGGGAGCTGTGACAGGATCGGGAATGCCGGTAACAGGGGCCGACCTTCCAAAACGCATTTCCGTACGTTGGCAGTCCATCACAGAGCAGAAAACCTATCGCGGATTTATTGATATTCCTGAAGAAGCCAGACAGTTGATGGTGACATCCACACATCAACGCTGCCCGGAAACCCCAGATAAAACTGCTCGATTCATGGCGTCTCTTTACGTAGGCCTTGCCCCTGGCGGTGTTCTACAGGCTTGGGTAAAAGACTCATGCCGAAATCCTATCAAGGTCGCTCGAGGCCAAGGCGAGGTTGAGCCGCTAGGTGCGCAGCAAGGAAAAAACGGTGGTCGTTATGCTTATCCAGTGAGTGAGAAGGCTAAGTTGTACGTCGAAAAGTACGGCATACCTTATGGGAGTTGGTAA
- a CDS encoding DUF2931 family protein, with protein MKQLITMLCILLVTGCQVADPLSAKNDPKSPWWELGFTEPDYMKVWVEDTSVEDIKGKTFLRTGKGSASGGQPEDGTESARGWHGVGSSAKAVVGADLPKRIFVRWQSIVEPQTYRAWVDIPEEARQLMLTSVNQRCAKTPDQTATYISSVYLGLAPGGAIQVWVRDSCHHPVEVAKAQAEIDPLGPSQGKTQGRYAYPVSEKSKRYIEKFGIPYGSW; from the coding sequence ATGAAGCAACTCATTACGATGCTTTGCATCTTGCTAGTCACGGGATGCCAGGTCGCTGATCCACTATCAGCCAAAAACGACCCCAAATCTCCTTGGTGGGAGCTAGGCTTCACCGAACCTGACTACATGAAGGTGTGGGTTGAAGATACTTCCGTCGAAGACATCAAAGGAAAGACGTTTCTTCGTACGGGAAAGGGATCCGCATCGGGTGGGCAGCCAGAAGATGGAACAGAGTCGGCGCGAGGTTGGCACGGTGTGGGCAGTTCCGCGAAAGCAGTAGTGGGTGCTGATCTCCCGAAACGGATCTTCGTTCGCTGGCAGTCCATTGTAGAACCTCAGACCTATCGAGCCTGGGTGGATATACCCGAAGAGGCAAGGCAACTGATGCTGACATCGGTGAATCAACGCTGCGCGAAAACTCCAGACCAGACAGCTACCTATATATCTTCGGTCTATTTGGGTTTAGCTCCCGGCGGGGCCATCCAGGTTTGGGTAAGAGACTCATGTCACCATCCGGTCGAAGTGGCGAAAGCGCAGGCCGAAATCGATCCGTTGGGGCCGAGTCAGGGGAAAACCCAAGGGCGATATGCTTATCCCGTCAGTGAAAAGTCCAAGCGGTATATCGAGAAATTCGGTATTCCTTACGGTAGTTGGTAA
- a CDS encoding DUF2931 family protein, with product MKQCIVAVCVLFLSGCQSASPLSGKNDPKSESWELAFTEPYYMKVWVEDSAVEDINGKLFTRTGGGTAAGGGPENGKEPARGWHAVGAAAKPVIGADLPKRIFVRWQSIVEPQTYKVWLDVPEEARQLMVQSVSQRCPETPEQQASYSASIYLGLAPGGVVQVFVRDECNRPVKVARAQAEIEPLGPSQGKNQGRYAYSVSEKSKRYIEKFGIPYGSW from the coding sequence ATGAAGCAATGCATCGTGGCGGTATGTGTGTTGTTCCTGAGCGGTTGCCAGTCTGCCTCTCCTCTATCCGGGAAAAACGACCCGAAGTCCGAATCGTGGGAGCTTGCGTTCACCGAACCTTATTACATGAAGGTTTGGGTTGAGGACAGTGCCGTCGAAGACATAAACGGCAAGCTATTCACGCGCACAGGAGGAGGGACGGCCGCTGGTGGAGGACCAGAAAATGGCAAAGAGCCCGCGCGCGGTTGGCATGCGGTAGGCGCGGCTGCGAAACCAGTGATTGGCGCTGACTTGCCCAAGCGCATTTTCGTGCGCTGGCAATCCATTGTCGAGCCGCAAACCTATAAGGTTTGGTTGGATGTGCCTGAAGAGGCGAGGCAACTGATGGTGCAATCGGTCAGTCAGCGGTGCCCGGAAACACCGGAGCAGCAGGCCAGCTATAGCGCATCTATTTATCTGGGATTGGCTCCAGGCGGCGTTGTGCAGGTTTTTGTTCGGGACGAGTGCAATCGCCCTGTCAAGGTCGCCAGAGCACAGGCGGAGATCGAGCCGCTAGGGCCTAGTCAAGGCAAGAACCAAGGGCGTTACGCGTACTCCGTTAGCGAAAAGTCCAAACGTTACATCGAAAAATTCGGCATTCCGTACGGAAGTTGGTAG
- a CDS encoding DUF2931 family protein, which translates to MKQIILMLSSLLVAGCQATDPLSAENDPRSEWWGLAFTEPAYMKVWVEDSTVLDIKNRTFFKAGGRTAAGGEPEDGTESARGWGTVSGSGIPLTGADLPKLIFVRWQSISEQKTYKGFIEIPESARQLMVDSTHHRCPETPERAARYMASLYVGLAPGGVLQAWVRDSCHRTIQVAHSQGELEPLGPEQGKHGGRYAYPVSEKAKRYIDRYGIPYGSW; encoded by the coding sequence ATGAAGCAAATCATATTAATGTTGAGTAGTTTACTGGTAGCTGGATGCCAAGCTACCGACCCACTTTCAGCCGAGAACGATCCGCGATCCGAATGGTGGGGACTAGCCTTCACTGAACCGGCTTACATGAAGGTTTGGGTAGAAGACAGCACAGTTCTGGACATCAAAAACAGGACGTTTTTCAAGGCGGGCGGGAGAACTGCTGCTGGAGGTGAACCAGAAGATGGCACAGAGTCCGCCCGTGGGTGGGGCACTGTCAGTGGCTCTGGTATTCCGCTAACCGGTGCCGATCTTCCCAAACTCATCTTCGTCCGTTGGCAGTCCATATCAGAGCAAAAGACCTACAAGGGATTCATTGAAATCCCAGAATCAGCCAGGCAATTGATGGTGGACTCAACGCACCATCGTTGCCCGGAAACTCCAGAAAGAGCTGCGCGATATATGGCCTCGCTGTACGTGGGGCTAGCTCCAGGTGGCGTATTACAAGCGTGGGTCAGAGATTCATGCCATCGCACGATCCAAGTCGCTCATTCTCAAGGTGAACTTGAACCACTAGGCCCAGAGCAGGGGAAGCACGGTGGGCGTTATGCCTATCCAGTGAGTGAAAAGGCTAAGCGCTATATCGATAGATACGGGATTCCGTATGGCAGTTGGTAA
- a CDS encoding P-loop ATPase, Sll1717 family: MAKIQLPKDALQRIKLGQAFAEYDIIRNDHELFVTTPATLSALNHDSSNCFFVGRRGAGKTAITFEVERRFARTINIVPQIFDLLTLPLDHEQFLDTRQRPFKSLMHSMERALIDEVIKTWVAEGSMNFEKTSDTIRRERSLIEDCDFDQRVLNLTEEIFDAYTKDNDKLWLRQISRSKNLISEINQISTTTPLNYVLLIDRLDESWDGSNSAIICLMALMHATVRLIASTKHVKPYVFIRENIYDRIRSLDNEFSRLETSVVFLDWSSEKLTELVERRLVKPFTTKPKLGGEAWECFFDPEGLKTSSSSVMSLCQNRPRDILMLTSYAIDSAINHGNLTVKDADMAVASKRYSTSRLKDLGDEYAENFPNISLILEYFFGLGNEYTLVAIEDFIQKLLVTESINKYCNAWFYDHTTPFRFVEVLYGIGFLGIRRKKEVEYKESGKDSNAKPSFDNSSTFFIHPTYHEALNLQPLLLKDLKDETQLKNEGILEDLPDAFNRDEYKGALQETLENLRTLPKGHSGAKEFEEIVGNIIKLCFFRSLTNVQPRERDIEGTIIRDWVASNRAPDGFWEVIRNKYGSTQIVWECKNYDTLKADDFHQLNYYLNDTFGRFGIIAFRGEEIRANYYRHISNIVNRNKSGIVIVLTQKDLEVFLRQAIKGAFKESHLQDKYDQTIRQIS, from the coding sequence ATGGCGAAAATTCAGCTTCCTAAGGACGCATTGCAGCGTATTAAACTCGGCCAAGCATTCGCTGAATACGATATTATCCGCAATGACCATGAGTTATTTGTCACTACACCTGCGACGCTCTCCGCATTAAACCATGATAGCTCGAATTGTTTTTTTGTCGGGCGCAGGGGCGCCGGTAAAACTGCAATCACCTTTGAAGTCGAACGCCGTTTCGCTCGGACAATCAATATTGTCCCCCAAATATTCGACTTACTCACACTACCGTTAGACCATGAACAATTTCTTGACACTAGACAACGCCCATTTAAGTCACTAATGCACTCAATGGAGAGGGCCCTGATCGACGAAGTTATCAAGACTTGGGTGGCAGAGGGCAGCATGAACTTTGAGAAGACCTCTGACACTATAAGGCGAGAAAGAAGCCTAATTGAGGACTGTGACTTTGATCAGCGCGTACTGAATCTCACCGAGGAGATATTCGACGCTTACACTAAAGACAATGATAAATTATGGTTAAGACAAATCAGCAGAAGCAAAAACCTAATTTCAGAAATCAATCAAATATCCACTACAACCCCGCTAAACTACGTACTATTAATAGATCGACTGGATGAATCATGGGATGGCTCGAACAGTGCAATTATATGCTTGATGGCATTAATGCACGCAACAGTTAGATTAATCGCCTCTACCAAACACGTAAAACCCTATGTTTTCATCAGAGAGAACATATATGATCGCATACGTTCTCTTGATAACGAATTTTCTCGCCTCGAAACGTCAGTGGTTTTTTTAGATTGGTCCTCTGAGAAGCTGACTGAGCTTGTTGAGCGCCGACTTGTGAAACCATTTACTACTAAACCAAAACTGGGCGGCGAGGCTTGGGAGTGTTTTTTTGATCCTGAGGGTTTAAAAACAAGCTCTTCATCCGTCATGAGCTTATGTCAAAATCGCCCTCGTGACATTCTGATGCTAACTAGCTACGCCATCGACTCAGCTATTAATCATGGGAATCTTACCGTTAAAGATGCCGACATGGCTGTTGCATCTAAGCGATATAGCACTAGTCGTTTAAAAGACCTTGGAGACGAATACGCAGAAAACTTCCCAAACATCAGTCTTATATTAGAGTATTTCTTTGGGCTAGGTAATGAATACACTCTTGTGGCGATTGAAGATTTTATACAAAAATTGCTTGTAACGGAATCAATCAACAAATACTGCAATGCATGGTTTTACGATCATACAACTCCTTTTCGCTTTGTCGAGGTGCTATATGGCATCGGTTTTTTGGGAATCAGAAGAAAAAAAGAGGTTGAGTACAAAGAATCAGGGAAGGACTCTAACGCCAAACCTTCTTTCGACAACAGTTCTACGTTCTTTATTCATCCAACGTATCACGAAGCACTAAACCTTCAACCCTTACTACTCAAAGACCTAAAAGACGAAACCCAACTGAAGAATGAGGGAATCCTTGAGGATTTGCCCGATGCATTTAATCGGGACGAATACAAGGGAGCACTTCAGGAAACACTCGAAAACCTCAGGACCCTCCCGAAAGGTCATTCGGGTGCAAAGGAGTTTGAGGAGATTGTTGGAAACATTATTAAACTTTGCTTTTTTCGATCACTCACAAACGTTCAACCTCGTGAGAGAGACATAGAAGGTACGATTATAAGGGATTGGGTAGCGTCAAATCGTGCTCCTGATGGGTTCTGGGAAGTCATTAGAAACAAATACGGATCTACGCAGATAGTTTGGGAGTGCAAAAACTACGACACTTTGAAGGCAGACGACTTCCATCAATTAAACTACTACCTAAACGACACGTTCGGAAGATTCGGAATTATCGCATTTAGAGGAGAGGAAATCAGGGCGAACTATTATCGCCACATATCAAACATCGTAAACCGAAATAAGTCCGGCATCGTAATTGTATTAACACAAAAGGACCTAGAGGTTTTCCTTCGCCAAGCAATAAAAGGCGCATTTAAAGAGTCGCACTTACAAGACAAATACGACCAGACAATAAGGCAAATATCGTGA
- a CDS encoding DNA alkylation repair protein produces MSTTETAAPALKEIFNAERLQHIAREMSAVYPAFKAKAFLKNAQDGLAELSVMQRMARVSESLHAVLPLDYQDSLDVLRELAPRLNSGFVSMCLPHYVASYGGHAFDTSMDALKHFTTFGSSEFAIRHFLRSNLERSLELMHDWTRDENHHVRRLASEGSRPRLPWSFRLDAVQADPQLAAGILDRLKADESLYVRKSVANHLNDVTKVHPEWVLDTIEGWPLENKHTAWIAKHALRSLIKQGDLRALTVIGAGAKAEVELLDVRVEPAVVRLGEAITLSFVVKSTVAHEQRLVIDYAIDYVKANGGVSRKVFKLKTVGLAGFESVVVGRRQVIKDFTTRKHFEGRHGVRVMVNGEVLATTAFNIPEGSNSN; encoded by the coding sequence ATGAGCACCACCGAAACCGCCGCCCCGGCGTTAAAGGAAATCTTCAACGCCGAGCGCTTGCAACACATCGCCCGCGAAATGAGCGCCGTGTACCCGGCATTCAAGGCCAAGGCATTTCTCAAAAATGCCCAGGACGGACTCGCCGAATTATCAGTGATGCAACGTATGGCGCGTGTCAGCGAAAGCTTGCATGCCGTGTTGCCGCTGGATTACCAAGATTCCCTCGATGTATTGCGTGAACTCGCGCCAAGGCTGAACAGCGGATTCGTCAGCATGTGCCTGCCGCACTACGTCGCAAGCTACGGCGGACACGCGTTCGATACCTCCATGGATGCGCTGAAACACTTCACCACCTTCGGCTCCTCCGAATTCGCCATCCGCCATTTTCTGCGCAGCAACCTCGAGCGCTCGTTAGAACTGATGCACGACTGGACCCGCGACGAAAACCACCACGTTCGACGCCTCGCCAGCGAAGGCAGCCGCCCTCGCCTGCCTTGGTCGTTTCGGTTGGACGCGGTGCAGGCGGATCCGCAGTTGGCCGCCGGGATACTGGATCGGTTGAAGGCGGATGAGAGTTTGTACGTGCGCAAGTCCGTGGCGAATCATTTGAATGATGTGACGAAGGTGCATCCGGAGTGGGTGCTGGACACGATTGAGGGTTGGCCGCTGGAGAACAAGCACACGGCCTGGATTGCCAAGCATGCGTTGCGGAGTTTGATCAAGCAGGGGGATTTGCGCGCGCTGACGGTGATTGGTGCCGGGGCGAAGGCTGAGGTTGAGTTGTTGGATGTGCGGGTTGAGCCGGCGGTGGTTAGGTTGGGGGAAGCGATTACGTTGTCGTTTGTGGTGAAGTCGACGGTGGCGCATGAGCAGCGGTTGGTGATTGATTATGCGATTGACTATGTGAAGGCGAATGGCGGGGTTTCGAGGAAGGTTTTTAAGTTGAAGACGGTGGGGTTGGCGGGGTTTGAGAGTGTGGTTGTGGGGAGGCGGCAGGTGATTAAGGATTTTACGACGCGGAAGCATTTTGAGGGGCGGCATGGGGTTCGGGTTATGGTTAATGGGGAGGTGTTGGCTACTACCGCTTTCAACATCCCGGAAGGTTCAAACTCCAATTGA
- a CDS encoding glutathione S-transferase has product MKLIGMLDSPYVRRVAISAKRLGIDLEHESVSVFRHFEQFQQINPVVKAPTLILDDGVVLMDSTLILDYLEASSGKSLLPTDLKQRAHALRLIGLSLAACEKAVQLYYERNLRPADIQYQPWVERVEGQLAAAFTALEQELEKTGLPTDGTLTQAGISLAVAWSFTDLVVPDQIDTRRYPHIAQYTAYAETLEAFVSTPMT; this is encoded by the coding sequence ATGAAACTGATCGGCATGCTGGACTCTCCTTACGTACGCCGCGTGGCGATCTCCGCCAAACGCTTGGGGATCGACCTCGAACACGAGTCAGTCTCGGTGTTCCGCCACTTCGAGCAATTCCAGCAGATCAACCCGGTGGTCAAAGCCCCCACACTGATCCTCGACGACGGCGTGGTCCTGATGGACTCGACGCTCATCCTCGACTACCTCGAAGCCAGTTCCGGCAAAAGCCTGCTGCCGACCGACCTGAAACAACGCGCCCACGCCCTGCGCCTGATCGGCCTCAGCCTCGCCGCCTGCGAAAAAGCCGTGCAGCTCTATTACGAACGCAACCTGCGCCCGGCCGACATTCAATACCAGCCGTGGGTCGAACGCGTCGAAGGCCAACTCGCCGCCGCGTTCACCGCCCTCGAGCAAGAACTGGAAAAAACCGGCCTGCCCACCGACGGCACCCTCACCCAGGCCGGCATCAGCCTCGCCGTCGCCTGGAGCTTCACCGACCTCGTCGTCCCCGACCAGATCGACACCCGCCGCTACCCCCACATCGCCCAATACACCGCCTACGCCGAAACCCTCGAAGCGTTCGTCAGCACCCCGATGACCTGA
- a CDS encoding MurR/RpiR family transcriptional regulator: MPRPDLPATDEVSLASPPINAERLLQLITDEYDALPRQLKRIASYISQQSDRIMVDRISDIARECEVHPSAIVRFSQRFGFSGFSEMQALFRSAYTHKASPVQNYHQRIRSMIANQSQQVSAGDLARECIDATRSGIERLGRELDDAAFEKAVDLIVNADNIYVVGVRRSFAVADYLVYNLQHTQKKIHLVSGLGGSYREQMRSVRANDLVIAISFVPYAKETQHCLRFARQQHANTLILTDSHLSPLAKLANSVLLVNEGSALAFRSLSATLCLCQALFVAVAYRLELNVDEIHEQAGFDD, translated from the coding sequence ATGCCCCGCCCCGATCTGCCGGCCACCGACGAGGTTTCACTCGCCAGCCCCCCGATCAATGCCGAGCGCCTGCTGCAACTGATCACCGACGAATACGACGCCCTGCCGCGCCAGCTCAAACGCATCGCCAGCTACATCAGCCAGCAGAGCGACCGGATCATGGTCGACCGCATCAGCGACATCGCCCGCGAGTGCGAAGTCCACCCGTCCGCCATCGTGCGCTTCTCGCAACGCTTCGGTTTTAGCGGCTTCAGCGAAATGCAGGCCTTGTTCCGCAGCGCCTACACGCACAAAGCCTCGCCGGTGCAAAACTACCACCAACGCATCCGCAGCATGATCGCCAACCAGTCGCAGCAAGTCAGCGCCGGCGACCTCGCCCGCGAATGCATCGACGCCACCCGCTCCGGCATCGAACGCCTGGGCCGTGAACTCGACGACGCCGCGTTCGAAAAAGCCGTCGACCTCATCGTCAACGCCGACAACATTTATGTCGTCGGCGTGCGCCGCTCTTTCGCCGTCGCCGACTACCTCGTTTACAACTTGCAACACACTCAGAAAAAAATTCATCTGGTGTCCGGGCTAGGCGGCAGTTATCGAGAGCAAATGCGCAGCGTGCGCGCGAACGATCTGGTCATCGCCATCAGCTTCGTGCCCTACGCCAAAGAAACCCAACACTGCCTGCGCTTCGCCCGACAGCAACATGCCAACACCCTGATCCTCACCGACAGCCACCTCTCGCCACTGGCGAAACTCGCGAACAGCGTATTGCTGGTCAACGAAGGCAGCGCCCTTGCCTTTCGTTCGTTGAGTGCGACGTTGTGTTTGTGTCAGGCGCTGTTTGTGGCGGTGGCGTATCGGCTTGAGCTGAATGTTGATGAGATTCACGAACAGGCCGGCTTCGACGACTGA
- a CDS encoding TraR/DksA family transcriptional regulator, whose translation MTKDKLLAMPADDYMNSEQHAFFTELLQNMKVETHERIEQNRIAIESLDTPADPADAASVEEERTWLVNAIDRDQRMLPQLEQALERIKEDSFGWCDDSGEAIGLKRLLISPTTKYCIEAQERHEQIDKHQRQA comes from the coding sequence ATGACAAAGGACAAGTTGCTGGCCATGCCGGCAGATGACTACATGAATTCCGAGCAGCACGCTTTCTTCACTGAGCTGTTGCAGAACATGAAAGTCGAAACCCACGAGCGCATTGAGCAAAACCGTATCGCCATCGAAAGCCTGGACACCCCGGCTGACCCGGCGGACGCGGCTTCGGTTGAAGAAGAGCGCACTTGGCTGGTGAACGCGATCGATCGCGACCAGCGTATGTTGCCGCAACTGGAACAAGCCCTTGAGCGCATCAAGGAAGACAGTTTTGGCTGGTGCGATGACAGCGGCGAGGCCATTGGCCTGAAACGCCTGCTGATCAGCCCGACCACCAAGTACTGCATCGAAGCTCAAGAGCGTCACGAGCAGATCGACAAGCACCAGCGTCAGGCCTGA